The Pungitius pungitius chromosome 10, fPunPun2.1, whole genome shotgun sequence genome has a window encoding:
- the epc2 gene encoding enhancer of polycomb homolog 2 isoform X2 gives MSKLSFRARALDAAKPLPVYRNRDLPDLTDCVSINRAVPQMPSGMEKEEELEHHLQRAMSAQQVFREKKENMVIPVPETESNTTYYDRLYKGEVKVPKQLIHIQPLGLDRPDYDMDSEDETLLNRLNRKMEIKPLQFETMVDRLEKSMTLQLVPLSEAKLLLNEDDYLLKSVYDYWLRKRKNFRGPSLTPHIKQEKRDGSTNSDAYVAFRRRTEKMQTRKNRKNDEASYEKMLRLRREFSRAVTTLEMIKRREKSKRELLHLTLEVVEKRYQMEDFSGEALREVSLPLVEKPVYSAPFTLNNRHRGDIKIKLQRGLLHSTQKNLVFDEHASNLLQPKNNIKRERLCPPQRRPCPFTVNKANIRQYDFHSSGEEDSSPPPLSPPSPPDGENDPDGVYVFRRKAGCQYLAPGADQPGGDDHSGLHHSLAKLILAPHWTGLGRRRIGRGGRVILDRAFTGLDPLLKELESLTHRVCRTRTSNDTVTLEQNPPQTSGTTAPFLTEVLRRFCFRPRPAQGQRKGGSRTTALCMKDLRGLCNNSGGTTEEEYHSHQQQLIQMQRKQLEQLQLQNHSAPYRLYNTQSSRSSETRSATVNSASAQFAASAVISAPLPPYCHMDRQKKPYKCNGGLYSSGASKLAYLSSSPQSLPNKRNQAGAVFPSPAHTARPFAPPTSAIMVAASLDRVPKVSAARNPHESERPLNGLSETTLPMEVT, from the exons ATGAGTAAACTCTCGTTTCGGGCGCGGGCGCTAGACGCCGCCAAACCGCTCCCGGTTTACCGTAACAGAGACCTGCCGGACCTCACCGACTGCGTTTCCATCAACCGGGCTGTCCCACAGATGCCGAGCGGgatggagaaagaagaggagctg GAGCATCACCTGCAGAGGGCGATGTCAGCCCAGCAGGTTTtcagggagaagaaggagaacatGGTGATCCCTGTACCTGAAACTGAGAGTAACACCACCTACTACGACCGTCTGTACAAAGGAGAAGTCAAAGTCCCCAAACAGCTCATCCACATACAGC CTCTGGGCCTAGACCGTCCAGACTACGACATGGACTCCGAGGATGAGACGCTGCTCAACAGGCTCAACAGAAAAATGGAGATCAAACCTCTGCAGTTTGAGACCATGGTGGACCGACTAGAGAAGTCCATGACACTCCAG CTGGTCCCTCTGTCGGAGGCAAAATTGCTGCTGAACGAGGACGACTACTTGCTGAAGTCGGTGTATGATTACtggctgaggaagaggaagaacttTCGAGGTCCATCTCTGACTCCTCACATCAAGCAGGAGAAGAGAGATGGGTCCACAAACAGTGACGCCTACGTGGCATTCAGACGCAGGACGGAGAAGATGCAGACCAGGAAG AACCGTAAGAACGATGAGGCTTCTTACGAGAAGATGCTGAGACTCAGGAGGGAGTTCAGTCGGGCCGTCACCACCCTGGAGATGatcaagaggagagagaagtcCAAGAGGGAGCTGCTCCACCTCAccctggaggtggtggagaagag GTATCAGATGGAAGATTTCAGTGGAGAAGCTCTCAGAGAGGTTTCACTCCCCCTTGTGGAAAAACCAGTGTACAGCGCCCCCTTTACCCTGAACAACAGACACAGAGGCGACATCAAGATCAAGCTACAACGGGGTCTCCTTCACAGTACACAG AAGAACCTGGTCTTTGACGAGCATGCCTCTAATCTGCTCCAGCCAAAGAACAACATCAAAAGGGAGCGATTGTGTCCTCCACAGAGACGTCCCTGTCCATTCACCGTCAATAAGGCCAACATCAGACAGTACGATTTCCACAGCTCTGGAGAAGAAGACAGCTCCCCACCTCCACTG tctcctccatctccccctgATGGGGAAAATGATCCTGATGGAGTTTATGTCTTCAGGAGAAAAGCTGGATGTCAATATCTCgct cCTGGGGCGGATCAGCCGGGTGGAGACGATCACTCGGGACTCCATCACTCTCTAGCTAAACTGATTCTGGCTCCTCATTGGACGGGCCTAGGCCGGCGCAGGATAGGACGGGGGGGCAG GGTCATACTGGACCGAGCCTTTACAGGTCTGGATCCATTACTGAAGGAGCTGGAGTCTTTAACACATCGGGTCTGCAGAACCAGGACGAGTAATGACACTGTAACACTGGAGCAGAACCCCCCCCAGACTTCAGGAACCACGGCTCCCTTTCTGACTGAGGTCCTGAGGAGGTTCTGCTTCAGGCCCAGACCAGCTCAGGGCCAGAGGAAGGGCGGCAGTAGGACCACTGCGCTCTGTATGAAGGACCTTAGAGGACTTTGCAATAACTCAG GAGGCACCACAGAGGAGGAGTACCACAgtcatcagcagcagctcatccagatgcagagaaaacagctggagcagctgcaaCTACAGAACCACTCTGCTCCATATAGACTGTACAATACacag TCATCCAGGTCCAGTGAGACCAGATCAGCGACTGTGAACTCTGCCAGTGCTCAGTTTGCAGCCTCAGCTGTGAtcagcgctcctcttcctccttatTGTCACATGGACCGACAGAAAAAACCCTACAAGTGCAACGGAGGGCTTTATTCCTCAG GTGCCTCCAAGCTTGCGTACTTGTCCTCCTCCCCTCAGTCACTTCCTAACAAAAGGAACCAGGCCGGAGCTGTCTTCCCCTCCCCAGCCCACACTGCTCGACCCTTCGCCCCCCCAACGTCTGCCATAATGGTCGCTGCCAGCCTCGACCGAGTGCCGAAAGTCTCCGCCGCCAG AAACCCTCATGAGTCGGAGAGACCACTGAACGGACTGTCAGAGACGACGCTACCTATGGAGGTCACATAA
- the epc2 gene encoding enhancer of polycomb homolog 2 isoform X7 encodes MSAQQVFREKKENMVIPVPETESNTTYYDRLYKGEVKVPKQLIHIQPLGLDRPDYDMDSEDETLLNRLNRKMEIKPLQFETMVDRLEKSMTLQLVPLSEAKLLLNEDDYLLKSVYDYWLRKRKNFRGPSLTPHIKQEKRDGSTNSDAYVAFRRRTEKMQTRKNRKNDEASYEKMLRLRREFSRAVTTLEMIKRREKSKRELLHLTLEVVEKRYQMEDFSGEALREVSLPLVEKPVYSAPFTLNNRHRGDIKIKLQRGLLHSTQKNLVFDEHASNLLQPKNNIKRERLCPPQRRPCPFTVNKANIRQYDFHSSGEEDSSPPPLSPPSPPDGENDPDGVYVFRRKAGCQYLAPGADQPGGDDHSGLHHSLAKLILAPHWTGLGRRRIGRGGRVILDRAFTGLDPLLKELESLTHRVCRTRTSNDTVTLEQNPPQTSGTTAPFLTEVLRRFCFRPRPAQGQRKGGSRTTALCMKDLRGLCNNSAGGTTEEEYHSHQQQLIQMQRKQLEQLQLQNHSAPYRLYNTQSSRSSETRSATVNSASAQFAASAVISAPLPPYCHMDRQKKPYKCNGGLYSSGASKLAYLSSSPQSLPNKRNQAGAVFPSPAHTARPFAPPTSAIMVAASLDRVPKVSAARNPHESERPLNGLSETTLPMEVT; translated from the exons ATGTCAGCCCAGCAGGTTTtcagggagaagaaggagaacatGGTGATCCCTGTACCTGAAACTGAGAGTAACACCACCTACTACGACCGTCTGTACAAAGGAGAAGTCAAAGTCCCCAAACAGCTCATCCACATACAGC CTCTGGGCCTAGACCGTCCAGACTACGACATGGACTCCGAGGATGAGACGCTGCTCAACAGGCTCAACAGAAAAATGGAGATCAAACCTCTGCAGTTTGAGACCATGGTGGACCGACTAGAGAAGTCCATGACACTCCAG CTGGTCCCTCTGTCGGAGGCAAAATTGCTGCTGAACGAGGACGACTACTTGCTGAAGTCGGTGTATGATTACtggctgaggaagaggaagaacttTCGAGGTCCATCTCTGACTCCTCACATCAAGCAGGAGAAGAGAGATGGGTCCACAAACAGTGACGCCTACGTGGCATTCAGACGCAGGACGGAGAAGATGCAGACCAGGAAG AACCGTAAGAACGATGAGGCTTCTTACGAGAAGATGCTGAGACTCAGGAGGGAGTTCAGTCGGGCCGTCACCACCCTGGAGATGatcaagaggagagagaagtcCAAGAGGGAGCTGCTCCACCTCAccctggaggtggtggagaagag GTATCAGATGGAAGATTTCAGTGGAGAAGCTCTCAGAGAGGTTTCACTCCCCCTTGTGGAAAAACCAGTGTACAGCGCCCCCTTTACCCTGAACAACAGACACAGAGGCGACATCAAGATCAAGCTACAACGGGGTCTCCTTCACAGTACACAG AAGAACCTGGTCTTTGACGAGCATGCCTCTAATCTGCTCCAGCCAAAGAACAACATCAAAAGGGAGCGATTGTGTCCTCCACAGAGACGTCCCTGTCCATTCACCGTCAATAAGGCCAACATCAGACAGTACGATTTCCACAGCTCTGGAGAAGAAGACAGCTCCCCACCTCCACTG tctcctccatctccccctgATGGGGAAAATGATCCTGATGGAGTTTATGTCTTCAGGAGAAAAGCTGGATGTCAATATCTCgct cCTGGGGCGGATCAGCCGGGTGGAGACGATCACTCGGGACTCCATCACTCTCTAGCTAAACTGATTCTGGCTCCTCATTGGACGGGCCTAGGCCGGCGCAGGATAGGACGGGGGGGCAG GGTCATACTGGACCGAGCCTTTACAGGTCTGGATCCATTACTGAAGGAGCTGGAGTCTTTAACACATCGGGTCTGCAGAACCAGGACGAGTAATGACACTGTAACACTGGAGCAGAACCCCCCCCAGACTTCAGGAACCACGGCTCCCTTTCTGACTGAGGTCCTGAGGAGGTTCTGCTTCAGGCCCAGACCAGCTCAGGGCCAGAGGAAGGGCGGCAGTAGGACCACTGCGCTCTGTATGAAGGACCTTAGAGGACTTTGCAATAACTCAG CAGGAGGCACCACAGAGGAGGAGTACCACAgtcatcagcagcagctcatccagatgcagagaaaacagctggagcagctgcaaCTACAGAACCACTCTGCTCCATATAGACTGTACAATACacag TCATCCAGGTCCAGTGAGACCAGATCAGCGACTGTGAACTCTGCCAGTGCTCAGTTTGCAGCCTCAGCTGTGAtcagcgctcctcttcctccttatTGTCACATGGACCGACAGAAAAAACCCTACAAGTGCAACGGAGGGCTTTATTCCTCAG GTGCCTCCAAGCTTGCGTACTTGTCCTCCTCCCCTCAGTCACTTCCTAACAAAAGGAACCAGGCCGGAGCTGTCTTCCCCTCCCCAGCCCACACTGCTCGACCCTTCGCCCCCCCAACGTCTGCCATAATGGTCGCTGCCAGCCTCGACCGAGTGCCGAAAGTCTCCGCCGCCAG AAACCCTCATGAGTCGGAGAGACCACTGAACGGACTGTCAGAGACGACGCTACCTATGGAGGTCACATAA